The following is a genomic window from Methanoplanus sp. FWC-SCC4.
TATAACTATTCAGGCAATTAATTTTGGACATGGATATTTCCAAAATTAAATTGTGAATAAAACATTTGTTCATTTAAAATCAGGTTTTAAAAGAAGATACATTTCCGGCCATAAATATATTCGATAAAAAGAATGTTCAGATTTATACAGGATTTATTTTATTCGGGCATTATGACAGATATAATATTACGGATGATCTTCTTCTCCGTTTTCTTCCAGGAATATTTTGTCAATTTCATCGATATGTTCTACAAGGGTGACTATCATTATCTCATCGCCCTGAAGAAGACGGGGATTTTCTGAATAGAATATGAAGTCAGTCCCACGATAAAGACCGATATATCCACTTTTTTTTGGCAGAGCTATTTCGGAAATATTTGTTCCTTCAACTTTTTTTCCGGCTATCACACTTATTAAACGAACATCCCCTCTAATCAGTGTGGACAACTCAATCGTATCAATTCCCCTGAGTGCATGAAGAATAATTGTTGAAGTAATTTCCGGCGGATTTACAACATGGTGGAACCCGAGCCTCTTTGCAACTGTCATAAGCTGTAAATCCTCGGTTTTTATTATAATTTCAGGAACTCCAAAATCCCTTGCTATAAGCCCGATAATTATATTGTCCTGATCGTGATTTGTACATGCAACAACTGCATCCGCTTTTTCTATCTCCGCTTTTTCAAGAATATCAG
Proteins encoded in this region:
- a CDS encoding potassium channel family protein gives rise to the protein MRIIIIEATPLGLDLAEKSINSGYEVILIEKNPKVAKDLSETLDCTVINAEGTRPDILEKAEIEKADAVVACTNHDQDNIIIGLIARDFGVPEIIIKTEDLQLMTVAKRLGFHHVVNPPEITSTIILHALRGIDTIELSTLIRGDVRLISVIAGKKVEGTNISEIALPKKSGYIGLYRGTDFIFYSENPRLLQGDEIMIVTLVEHIDEIDKIFLEENGEEDHP